In Streptomyces sp. NBC_01707, a genomic segment contains:
- a CDS encoding S8 family serine peptidase — MAHLGSRRTRALTLPVGLALTASLGFLPTSAASAAPSDGLPTAAVSTDGPKLSYVVNTRGGHGTVKQVKKAIARAGGTVVMAYEQIGVIVVHSQNPEFAQSIRRVRGVDSAGATRTNPIVPQATKDIGVEQSLSAEQARAAAAKATADQDPMEPLQWDLPAIKADQAHRVSLGSKKVTVAVIDTGVDDTHPDLAPNFDRGASANCVSGAPDTTDGAWRPQTGESDHGTHVAGTIAAAKNGIGVTGVAPGVKVAGIKVATSSGFFYTEAVVCGFVWAAEHGVDVTNNSYYTDPWLYNCKNDPDQGALVEAVTRASRYAERKGTVNVAAAGNSSEDLAADTLEDSTSPNDTTPVTRTIDPRECLDIPTMLPGVVTVSATGAKGLKASYSNYGDGIIDVAAPGGDSTIYQTPAPPATSGLILSTLPGGKYGYKAGTSMASPHVAGVVALIKSSHPHASAAAVKALLVHEADATACGDPYDINGDGKIDAVCEGPRNHNGFYGAGVVDALDAVRR, encoded by the coding sequence ATGGCTCATCTGGGATCCAGACGGACGCGCGCACTGACGCTTCCTGTCGGACTGGCCCTCACGGCCTCGCTCGGCTTCCTGCCGACGAGTGCCGCATCCGCCGCCCCGTCGGACGGACTGCCCACGGCGGCGGTCTCGACGGACGGCCCGAAGCTGTCGTACGTCGTCAACACCCGTGGCGGTCACGGCACCGTCAAGCAGGTGAAGAAGGCGATAGCCCGGGCCGGTGGCACGGTGGTGATGGCCTACGAGCAGATCGGTGTCATCGTCGTCCACTCGCAGAACCCGGAGTTCGCGCAGTCGATCCGCCGGGTCAGGGGGGTCGACTCGGCGGGGGCGACCCGCACCAACCCCATCGTTCCGCAGGCCACCAAGGACATCGGGGTCGAGCAGTCGCTCTCCGCCGAGCAGGCACGGGCCGCGGCCGCGAAGGCGACGGCGGACCAGGATCCGATGGAGCCGCTCCAGTGGGATCTGCCCGCCATCAAGGCGGACCAGGCGCACCGGGTGTCGCTGGGGAGCAAGAAGGTCACGGTCGCGGTCATCGACACGGGTGTCGACGACACGCACCCGGACCTCGCTCCGAACTTCGACCGCGGGGCGTCGGCGAACTGCGTGAGCGGCGCGCCGGACACGACGGACGGCGCCTGGCGTCCGCAGACCGGTGAGAGCGACCACGGCACGCATGTCGCGGGCACCATCGCCGCCGCGAAGAACGGCATCGGCGTGACCGGTGTCGCGCCGGGCGTCAAGGTGGCGGGCATCAAGGTGGCGACCTCGAGCGGTTTCTTCTACACCGAGGCCGTGGTCTGCGGCTTCGTCTGGGCCGCCGAGCACGGCGTCGATGTCACGAACAACAGCTATTACACCGACCCTTGGCTGTACAACTGCAAGAACGACCCCGACCAGGGCGCCCTGGTGGAGGCGGTCACCCGCGCCAGCCGGTACGCGGAGCGCAAGGGCACGGTCAACGTCGCCGCGGCCGGCAACAGCAGCGAGGACCTCGCCGCCGACACGCTCGAGGACTCGACCAGCCCGAACGACACCACGCCGGTGACGCGGACGATCGACCCGCGGGAGTGCCTCGACATCCCGACGATGCTGCCGGGTGTCGTCACGGTCTCCGCGACCGGCGCCAAGGGCCTGAAGGCCTCGTACTCCAACTACGGTGACGGGATCATCGATGTGGCCGCCCCGGGCGGCGACTCCACGATCTACCAGACGCCCGCACCGCCGGCCACGAGCGGTCTGATCCTGTCGACGCTGCCGGGCGGCAAGTACGGCTACAAGGCCGGTACGTCGATGGCCTCCCCGCATGTCGCCGGTGTGGTGGCCCTGATCAAGTCGTCGCACCCGCACGCCTCGGCGGCCGCGGTGAAGGCGCTGCTGGTGCACGAGGCGGACGCCACCGCGTGCGGTGACCCGTACGACATCAACGGTGACGGCAAGATCGACGCCGTCTGCGAGGGCCCCAGGAACCACAACGGCTTCTACGGTGCCGGTGTGGTGGACGCGCTGGACGCGGTCCGCAGGTAG
- a CDS encoding DUF485 domain-containing protein, whose product MATDASPPKASPDTGPAQPTTEEFVEVQESAEFAELRHAHRSFAFPLTIAFVLWYLLYVLLSNYAGGFMGTKLFGNVNVALVFGLAQFLTTFLIAWFYSRHAAAKLDPKAAAIKSRMEADA is encoded by the coding sequence GTGGCTACCGATGCATCGCCACCCAAGGCCAGCCCTGACACCGGCCCTGCCCAGCCCACGACCGAGGAGTTCGTCGAGGTCCAGGAGAGCGCGGAGTTCGCCGAACTGCGCCACGCGCACCGGTCGTTCGCCTTCCCCCTGACCATCGCCTTCGTCCTCTGGTACCTGCTCTACGTGCTCCTGTCGAACTACGCGGGCGGCTTCATGGGCACGAAGTTGTTCGGCAACGTCAACGTGGCGCTCGTCTTCGGTCTCGCCCAGTTCCTCACCACGTTCCTCATCGCCTGGTTCTACTCCCGCCACGCCGCCGCGAAGCTCGACCCGAAGGCCGCCGCGATCAAGTCCCGTATGGAGGCCGACGCATGA
- a CDS encoding cation acetate symporter, which translates to MSAAHAAYPTVQLAAEGASEHRPLIITLFACFVVATLFITVWAGRQTKDASDFYAGGRQFTGFQNGLAVSGDYMSAASFLGIAGAIALFGYDGFLYSIGFLVAWLVALLLVAEPLRNSGRYTMGDVLAYRMRQRPVRTAAGASTIVVSIFYLLAQMAGAGVLVSLLLGITSDGGKIAIVGLVGLLMIVYVTIGGMKGTTWVQMVKAVLLIAGTVLITFLILLKFHFNISDLLGTAADNSGKGKAFLEPGLKYGATSTSKLDFISLGIALVLGTAGLPHILIRFYTVPTAKAARKSVNWAIGIIGAFYLMTIVLGFGAAAILKPGDIIASNKAGNTAAPLAALEIGGGSGSTGGAILLAVISAVAFATILAVVAGLTLASSSSFAHDIYANVIRKGGATEKEEIRAAKWATVAIGIVSIGLGALARDLNVAGLVALAFAVAASANLPTILYSLFWKRFTTQGALWSIYGGLASSVLLVLFSPVVSSKPTSMFPDVDFAWFPLENPGLISIPLGFLLGWLGSLLSKEEADKGKYAELEVKSLTGVGAH; encoded by the coding sequence ATGAGCGCCGCCCACGCCGCGTACCCCACCGTCCAGCTCGCCGCCGAAGGCGCGAGCGAGCACCGGCCGCTGATCATCACGCTCTTCGCCTGCTTCGTCGTCGCCACCCTGTTCATCACCGTGTGGGCAGGCCGGCAGACCAAGGACGCCTCCGACTTCTACGCGGGCGGCCGCCAGTTCACCGGCTTCCAGAACGGCCTCGCGGTCTCCGGCGACTACATGTCCGCCGCGTCGTTCCTCGGCATCGCGGGAGCCATCGCGCTCTTCGGCTACGACGGCTTCCTGTACTCCATCGGCTTCCTCGTCGCCTGGCTCGTCGCCCTGCTGCTGGTTGCGGAACCGCTGCGGAACTCCGGTCGCTACACGATGGGCGACGTCCTCGCGTACCGCATGCGCCAGCGCCCCGTCCGTACCGCGGCGGGTGCCTCCACCATCGTCGTCTCGATCTTCTACCTGCTCGCGCAGATGGCGGGCGCCGGTGTGCTCGTCTCGCTGCTGCTCGGCATCACCAGCGACGGCGGCAAGATCGCCATCGTCGGCCTGGTCGGTCTGCTGATGATCGTGTACGTCACCATCGGCGGCATGAAGGGCACCACCTGGGTGCAGATGGTCAAGGCCGTCCTGCTCATCGCGGGCACCGTGCTCATCACCTTCCTGATCCTGCTGAAGTTCCACTTCAACATCTCCGACCTGCTCGGCACCGCGGCGGACAACAGCGGCAAGGGCAAGGCCTTCCTGGAGCCCGGACTCAAGTACGGAGCCACCAGCACCTCGAAGCTGGACTTCATCTCGCTCGGAATCGCCCTGGTCCTCGGCACCGCCGGGCTCCCGCACATCCTGATCCGCTTCTACACCGTGCCGACCGCCAAGGCCGCCCGTAAGTCTGTGAACTGGGCGATCGGCATCATCGGCGCCTTCTACCTGATGACGATCGTGCTCGGCTTCGGCGCCGCGGCCATCCTCAAGCCCGGCGACATCATCGCCTCGAACAAGGCGGGCAACACGGCGGCCCCACTGGCCGCCCTGGAGATCGGCGGCGGTTCCGGCTCCACCGGCGGCGCCATCCTGCTCGCCGTCATCTCCGCGGTCGCCTTCGCCACCATCCTCGCCGTCGTCGCCGGCCTGACCCTGGCGTCCTCGTCGTCGTTCGCGCACGACATCTACGCCAACGTCATCCGCAAGGGCGGGGCCACGGAGAAGGAAGAGATCCGCGCGGCCAAGTGGGCGACCGTCGCCATCGGCATCGTCTCCATCGGTCTCGGCGCCCTCGCCCGCGATCTGAACGTGGCCGGACTGGTCGCCCTCGCCTTCGCGGTCGCCGCCTCGGCGAACCTGCCGACCATCCTGTACAGCCTGTTCTGGAAGCGGTTCACCACCCAGGGCGCCCTCTGGTCGATCTACGGCGGCCTGGCCTCGTCCGTCCTGCTGGTGCTGTTCTCCCCGGTCGTCTCCTCCAAGCCCACGTCGATGTTCCCCGACGTCGACTTCGCCTGGTTCCCGCTGGAGAACCCGGGCCTGATCTCCATTCCGCTGGGCTTCCTGCTCGGCTGGCTCGGCTCCCTGCTCTCGAAGGAGGAGGCGGACAAGGGCAAGTACGCCGAGCTGGAGGTCAAGTCCCTCACCGGCGTCGGCGCCCACTGA
- a CDS encoding GlsB/YeaQ/YmgE family stress response membrane protein codes for MGWLWAIIVGLVLGLIAKAILPGKQQIPLWLTTIFGIIGSVLGNAVATWIGVNDTRGIDWTRHLLQLIGAVVVVGVGDMLWTSMRGTRKQKA; via the coding sequence ATGGGTTGGCTGTGGGCAATCATCGTGGGTCTGGTCCTCGGCCTGATCGCGAAGGCGATCCTGCCGGGCAAGCAGCAGATCCCACTCTGGCTGACGACCATCTTCGGGATCATCGGGAGCGTCCTCGGCAATGCCGTCGCGACGTGGATCGGCGTCAACGACACCAGGGGCATCGACTGGACGCGCCATCTGCTCCAGCTGATCGGCGCCGTGGTCGTCGTCGGCGTCGGCGACATGCTCTGGACGTCGATGCGCGGCACCAGAAAACAGAAGGCCTGA
- the moaA gene encoding GTP 3',8-cyclase MoaA — protein MLIDTYDRVATDLRVSLTDRCNLRCTYCMPEEGLQWLAKPDLLSDDEIVRLVRVAVTQLGIDEVRFTGGEPLLRPGLVSIVEQCAALTPRPKMSLTTNGIGLKRTAAALKAAGLDRVNVSLDTLRPDVFKTLTRRDRHRDVLAGLEAARDAGLTPVKVNTVLMPGLNGDEAPDLLAWAVEHGYELRFIEQMPLDAQHGWKRDGMITAGDILTSLRTRFTLTAEGDGERGSAPAERWLVDGGPHRVGVIASVTRPFCRACDRTRLTADGQVRTCLFAREETDLRGALRSGAPDEEIARIWRLAMWGKKAGSGLDDPSFLQPDRPMSAIGG, from the coding sequence ATGCTCATCGACACCTACGATCGGGTCGCCACCGACCTGCGCGTTTCACTGACCGACCGCTGCAATCTGCGGTGCACGTACTGCATGCCCGAAGAAGGCCTGCAGTGGCTGGCCAAGCCGGACCTGCTCAGCGACGACGAGATCGTCCGGCTCGTCCGTGTCGCCGTGACCCAGCTCGGAATCGACGAAGTCCGCTTCACCGGCGGTGAACCCCTGCTGCGCCCGGGTCTCGTCTCCATCGTCGAACAGTGCGCGGCACTGACTCCCCGGCCGAAGATGTCCCTCACCACCAACGGCATCGGGCTGAAGCGCACGGCGGCCGCCCTCAAGGCCGCCGGCCTCGACCGGGTCAACGTCTCGCTGGACACCCTGCGGCCCGACGTCTTCAAGACCCTCACCCGCCGTGACCGCCACCGCGACGTGCTGGCGGGCCTCGAAGCCGCTCGCGACGCCGGCCTCACCCCGGTCAAGGTCAACACGGTCCTGATGCCCGGGCTCAACGGTGACGAAGCTCCCGACCTGCTCGCCTGGGCCGTGGAGCACGGTTACGAGCTCCGCTTCATCGAGCAGATGCCGCTCGACGCCCAGCACGGCTGGAAGCGCGACGGCATGATCACGGCAGGCGACATACTCACCTCCCTGCGCACGCGCTTCACACTCACCGCCGAGGGCGACGGTGAGCGGGGCTCAGCCCCCGCCGAGCGCTGGCTCGTCGACGGCGGCCCCCACCGGGTCGGAGTCATCGCCTCCGTCACCCGCCCGTTCTGCCGGGCCTGCGACCGCACCCGGCTCACTGCCGACGGCCAGGTGCGGACCTGCCTGTTCGCCCGCGAGGAGACCGATCTGCGCGGCGCGCTGCGCTCCGGGGCCCCGGACGAGGAGATCGCTCGCATCTGGCGGCTCGCCATGTGGGGAAAGAAGGCCGGATCAGGTCTGGACGACCCGTCCTTCCTGCAGCCCGACCGCCCGATGTCGGCGATCGGCGGCTGA
- the tyrS gene encoding tyrosine--tRNA ligase has protein sequence MTEIVDELKWRGLFAQSTDEDALRKALADGPVTFYCGFDPTAASLHVGHLVQVLTVRRLQQAGHRPLALVGGATGQIGDPRPTAERTLNDPETVANWVTRLRSQIEPFLSFEGANAAVMVNNLDWTAGMSAIEFLRDIGKHFRVNKMLTKDSVARRLESQEGISYTEFSYQLLQGMDFLELYRRYGCTLQQGGSDQWGNLTAGIDLIHRLEPGAEVHALATPLMVKADGTKFGKSESGAVWLDPEMTTPYAFYQFWLNVDDRDISPYMRILSFRSRAELEELEKLTEERPQARTAQRALAEELTTLVHGAEQCASVIAASKALFGQGELGDLDEATLSAALSEVPHAEVTELGPLVDLLVEVGLAPSKSGARRTVKEGGAYVNNVKVVDGEAAPAREELLHGRWLVLRRGKKNLAAIEVTAG, from the coding sequence GTGACGGAGATCGTCGACGAGCTGAAGTGGCGCGGGCTGTTCGCCCAGTCCACTGACGAGGACGCATTGCGCAAGGCTCTCGCGGACGGTCCCGTCACGTTCTATTGCGGGTTCGACCCGACCGCGGCGAGTCTGCACGTGGGTCACCTGGTGCAGGTGCTCACCGTGCGCCGGCTGCAGCAGGCCGGGCACCGGCCGCTCGCCCTGGTCGGCGGGGCCACCGGCCAGATCGGTGACCCGCGGCCGACGGCCGAGCGGACGCTGAACGACCCGGAGACGGTCGCGAACTGGGTGACGCGGCTGCGTTCCCAGATCGAGCCGTTCCTCTCCTTCGAAGGCGCGAACGCCGCGGTCATGGTGAACAACCTTGACTGGACCGCGGGCATGTCCGCGATCGAGTTCCTGCGGGACATCGGCAAGCACTTCCGGGTCAACAAGATGCTGACCAAGGACTCGGTCGCCCGCCGGCTGGAGTCCCAGGAGGGCATCAGCTACACGGAGTTCAGCTACCAGCTGCTGCAGGGCATGGACTTCCTGGAGCTGTACCGGCGCTACGGCTGCACCCTCCAGCAGGGCGGCAGCGACCAGTGGGGCAACCTCACCGCGGGCATCGACCTGATCCACCGCCTGGAGCCGGGTGCCGAGGTGCACGCACTGGCCACGCCGCTCATGGTGAAGGCGGACGGCACCAAGTTCGGCAAGTCCGAGAGCGGGGCCGTCTGGCTCGACCCGGAGATGACGACGCCGTACGCGTTCTACCAGTTCTGGCTGAACGTGGACGACCGGGACATCTCCCCGTACATGCGCATCCTCAGCTTCAGGAGCCGCGCCGAGCTGGAAGAACTGGAGAAGCTCACCGAGGAGCGTCCGCAGGCCCGGACGGCGCAGCGGGCGCTGGCGGAGGAGCTGACGACTCTGGTGCACGGCGCCGAGCAGTGCGCGTCGGTCATCGCGGCCTCGAAGGCGCTGTTCGGCCAGGGTGAGCTGGGCGACCTGGACGAGGCCACGCTGAGCGCGGCGCTCTCCGAGGTGCCGCACGCCGAGGTCACCGAGCTGGGCCCGCTGGTGGACCTCCTGGTGGAGGTCGGTCTGGCGCCGAGCAAGTCGGGGGCCCGCCGTACGGTCAAGGAGGGCGGCGCCTACGTGAACAACGTCAAGGTCGTGGACGGCGAGGCCGCTCCGGCCCGCGAGGAGCTGCTGCACGGGCGCTGGCTGGTGCTGCGCCGGGGCAAGAAGAACCTCGCGGCCATCGAGGTCACGGCCGGCTGA
- a CDS encoding DUF3099 domain-containing protein — translation MRKQSGAEVFRITGARQSLADDVRGRQRRYVISMSVRTVSVVLAAVLWNIEKPVAIVALALGALLPYVAVVIANAGRENTPSLPSTFVPPPVRPALEAAPPAGPADSDRVRSAPDPHEHS, via the coding sequence ATGCGGAAGCAGAGTGGTGCGGAGGTCTTCCGGATCACGGGAGCCCGGCAGAGCCTCGCGGACGATGTCCGCGGCAGGCAGCGACGCTATGTGATCTCGATGTCCGTACGGACGGTTTCGGTGGTCCTGGCCGCCGTGCTGTGGAACATCGAGAAGCCTGTGGCCATCGTGGCGCTCGCGCTGGGCGCGCTGCTCCCGTACGTCGCCGTGGTCATCGCCAACGCGGGCCGGGAGAACACTCCTTCGCTGCCGTCGACCTTCGTGCCGCCACCTGTCAGGCCGGCGCTCGAGGCCGCCCCGCCGGCCGGCCCGGCGGACTCCGACCGGGTCCGTAGCGCCCCGGATCCGCATGAGCACAGCTGA